In Mycobacterium sp. Aquia_216, a genomic segment contains:
- a CDS encoding cobalamin biosynthesis protein yields the protein MLATRTRIVGVLVGYLTDLALSDPHRGHPVAVFGQAAAKLEQVTYRDTKIAGALHVSLAVGTVGLLAAAVQRTAARRGPRWSIATTAAATWVALGGTSLARTGLEMAQLLDRNDVEAARRLLPSLCGRDPARLDGAGLTRAALESVAENTSDAQVAPLLWATAGGVPAVLVYRAINTLDAMIGHRSPRYIRFGWAAARLDDLANYTPARVTAGLVVVCAPLVGGSPSSAVAAWHRDAVRHPSPNAGVVEAAFAGALDVRLGGPTQYQHELQIRPTLGDGREPAVADLRRAVTLSRLVQLAAASLAALSSVRWRR from the coding sequence GTGCTCGCGACGCGGACCCGGATCGTCGGCGTGCTGGTCGGCTACCTGACCGACCTCGCGCTGAGCGACCCGCACAGGGGTCATCCGGTCGCGGTTTTCGGTCAAGCGGCCGCCAAGCTGGAGCAGGTCACCTACCGCGACACCAAGATCGCCGGTGCGCTACACGTGAGCCTGGCGGTCGGCACGGTGGGGCTGCTCGCCGCGGCGGTGCAGCGAACCGCCGCGCGCCGCGGGCCGCGCTGGTCGATCGCCACCACCGCCGCGGCCACCTGGGTCGCGCTGGGCGGAACGTCGCTGGCGCGCACCGGCCTGGAGATGGCGCAGCTGCTCGATCGCAACGACGTCGAGGCCGCGCGGCGACTGCTGCCGTCGCTGTGCGGACGCGATCCGGCCCGGCTGGATGGCGCGGGATTGACCCGGGCGGCGCTGGAATCCGTTGCCGAGAACACCTCCGACGCCCAGGTGGCACCGCTGCTGTGGGCGACCGCGGGGGGAGTGCCCGCTGTGCTGGTTTACCGCGCCATCAACACTCTGGATGCGATGATCGGCCACCGCTCGCCACGCTACATCCGATTCGGTTGGGCTGCAGCACGATTGGACGACCTAGCCAACTATACCCCGGCCCGGGTTACCGCGGGGCTGGTGGTGGTGTGTGCACCGCTGGTCGGCGGATCGCCGTCGAGTGCGGTCGCGGCCTGGCACCGCGACGCGGTCCGGCATCCCAGTCCCAACGCCGGGGTCGTCGAGGCGGCCTTCGCCGGAGCGCTGGACGTTCGGCTGGGTGGCCCCACGCAGTACCAGCACGAGCTGCAGATTCGCCCCACGCTCGGCGACGGGCGCGAGCCCGCCGTGGCCGACCTGCGCCGCGCGGTGACGCTGTCGCGGCTGGTGCAACTGGCGGCCGCCTCGCTGGCCGCGTTGTCGAGTGTGCGTTGGCGGCGTTGA
- a CDS encoding SURF1 family cytochrome oxidase biogenesis protein, translated as MPKNRVRLAFLLRPGWIALILVVIAFTYLCFMVLAPWQLGKNARTSRENQQIANSLDTAPVPLKTLLPQQDSSASSAQWRRVTATGHYLPDVEVLARLRVVEGDQAFEVLAPFVVDGGPTVLVDRGYVRPEPGSHVPAIPRPPQETVTLTARLRDSEPAVQDKEPFSRDGVQQVYSINTEQVSVLTKVPLAGSYLQLVEAQPGGLGVIGVPHLDAGPFLSYGIQWISFGILAPIGLGYFAYSEIRIRRQEKQAKAPDTPMTVEEKLDDRYGRRR; from the coding sequence ATGCCGAAAAACCGGGTGCGGCTGGCATTCCTGCTACGGCCGGGCTGGATAGCGCTGATCCTGGTGGTCATCGCCTTCACCTACCTGTGTTTCATGGTGCTCGCGCCGTGGCAACTGGGAAAGAACGCCCGCACCTCCCGGGAGAATCAGCAGATCGCGAACTCACTCGACACCGCGCCAGTGCCCTTGAAAACCTTGTTGCCGCAGCAAGATTCGTCGGCATCCAGCGCGCAATGGCGCAGGGTGACCGCAACCGGGCACTACCTGCCCGACGTTGAGGTGCTGGCCCGTTTGCGAGTTGTCGAGGGAGATCAGGCTTTTGAAGTGCTGGCCCCGTTCGTCGTCGACGGCGGGCCGACCGTTCTCGTCGACCGTGGTTACGTGCGCCCCGAGCCCGGGTCGCACGTCCCGGCCATCCCCCGCCCGCCGCAAGAAACGGTGACCCTCACTGCGCGGCTGCGAGACTCCGAGCCGGCGGTTCAGGACAAGGAGCCGTTTTCTAGAGACGGTGTGCAGCAGGTGTATTCGATCAACACCGAACAGGTCTCGGTGCTGACCAAGGTCCCGCTGGCCGGGTCGTACCTGCAATTGGTCGAAGCCCAGCCGGGCGGACTCGGGGTGATCGGCGTGCCGCACCTCGACGCCGGGCCGTTTCTGTCCTACGGCATCCAGTGGATTTCGTTTGGCATCCTGGCCCCGATTGGGCTGGGCTATTTCGCGTACTCCGAGATCCGGATCCGGCGTCAAGAAAAGCAGGCAAAGGCGCCCGACACCCCGATGACCGTCGAGGAGAAGCTCGACGACCGCTACGGCCGGCGCCGTTGA